A single bacterium DNA region contains:
- a CDS encoding ADP-ribosylglycohydrolase family protein translates to MQRTTETPLFEHIRAAILGAVVGDVLGVPYEFISREKMQARPATGMTGAGTHQQMRGTWSDDSSMLLCTAEHLTTGFNIAQLGRGFLRWFDTGYMTPDGKVFDFGLTTGLAMDRIREGMPVEKCGLEDEDSNGNGSLMRILPVGIWAYRFHERGIIRAASIVSAITHAHPRSQLACGLYCLVVSTLMRIIEEKGSDFDRPAVLNYVMWKLRNPDPEVFFPRSLKQELKHFDRLLSPDFAELPESEIRSSGYVVHTLEAALWCVLTTTSYRDAVLKAVNLGEDTDTTASVAGGLAGLLYGPGCIPQMWLHDVRSFAFIKRVVDRFAFKVCNS, encoded by the coding sequence ATGCAGAGGACGACAGAGACACCGCTTTTTGAACACATTCGTGCGGCAATACTCGGAGCGGTCGTTGGTGACGTACTCGGTGTACCATACGAGTTTATTTCGCGTGAGAAGATGCAGGCGCGTCCGGCAACCGGGATGACGGGAGCGGGGACACACCAGCAAATGCGCGGTACATGGTCGGACGATTCATCCATGCTGCTCTGTACGGCGGAACACCTGACCACGGGATTCAATATTGCGCAGCTGGGGAGGGGCTTTTTGCGCTGGTTTGACACGGGATATATGACTCCTGATGGAAAGGTGTTCGATTTCGGACTGACTACCGGACTCGCGATGGACAGGATTCGGGAAGGCATGCCGGTGGAGAAGTGTGGTCTTGAAGACGAGGACAGCAACGGGAACGGTTCGCTCATGCGGATACTCCCGGTAGGAATCTGGGCGTATCGGTTTCATGAGCGTGGCATCATTCGCGCTGCATCTATCGTCTCCGCGATCACGCATGCGCATCCGCGTTCGCAGCTGGCCTGCGGACTCTACTGCCTTGTCGTCAGTACCCTGATGAGAATCATCGAGGAAAAGGGGAGCGACTTTGATCGTCCCGCAGTTTTGAATTACGTCATGTGGAAACTGCGAAATCCTGATCCCGAGGTTTTCTTTCCCCGAAGCTTGAAGCAGGAGCTGAAGCATTTCGACCGCCTGCTCTCGCCCGATTTTGCCGAGCTGCCGGAATCCGAGATCCGTTCGAGTGGCTATGTGGTGCATACTCTTGAAGCCGCGCTGTGGTGCGTGCTGACCACGACCTCGTACCGCGATGCCGTGCTCAAGGCGGTCAATCTGGGGGAGGACACCGACACGACCGCCAGCGTTGCCGGGGGACTGGCCGGACTCCTGTACGGTCCGGGTTGCATTCCCCAAATGTGGCTGCACGATGTGCGGAGCTTTGCCTTTATTAAAAGGGTTGTGGACCGATTTGCCTTTAAAGTCTGTAATTCGTAA
- a CDS encoding WYL domain-containing protein — MADETMLTRALRILHLLSTHENVTVKQLYDYFDRKESKQTLQRTLMKIDAANIPLKIEAGAHNEKYYSLDRAFKFIPELLTAEEALAAVLLVQFREVFAGTRIETDMATVFEKLHQLLPPDAIAAPDAFSGTYLHVHQPGKLDLADRADMLRDLFHSIVQSRVVKVQYRSKRYRLHPYSLLIHNGTLYVLGQVPPHTDTIYLALSRFKSVELTEDTFVRDESFSLSEVLRSSFGIWYEKPVDVVIRFDKTVVPSIESRRWHPTQSMSRDDEGNLTLRMHLGPSKELIAWILRWGQFAEVLEPSSLRKEMAATIKEMSRNYRKLHCG, encoded by the coding sequence ATGGCAGACGAAACTATGCTCACCCGCGCACTGCGCATTCTGCACCTGCTGAGTACTCACGAGAACGTGACGGTGAAGCAGCTGTACGATTACTTCGACCGGAAGGAATCGAAGCAGACGCTGCAGCGCACACTCATGAAAATCGATGCGGCGAATATTCCACTGAAAATCGAAGCCGGCGCGCACAACGAAAAATACTATTCCCTCGACCGTGCATTCAAGTTCATTCCGGAACTGCTTACAGCGGAAGAGGCGCTGGCCGCTGTACTGCTCGTGCAGTTCCGCGAGGTTTTTGCAGGGACGCGCATTGAAACGGATATGGCCACGGTGTTCGAGAAGCTGCATCAGCTCTTGCCGCCGGACGCGATTGCGGCGCCGGACGCATTTTCAGGGACCTACCTTCATGTGCACCAACCCGGGAAGCTGGATCTTGCGGACCGGGCGGATATGCTGCGCGACCTGTTCCACAGCATCGTGCAGAGCCGCGTCGTCAAGGTGCAGTATCGCAGCAAACGCTACCGCCTGCATCCGTACTCGCTGCTGATACATAACGGGACCCTCTATGTGCTCGGACAGGTCCCGCCGCATACGGACACTATCTATCTCGCACTCTCACGCTTCAAAAGTGTGGAATTGACTGAAGATACCTTTGTGCGGGATGAGTCCTTCAGTCTCTCCGAGGTACTGCGCAGCAGCTTCGGCATATGGTATGAGAAGCCGGTGGACGTCGTCATCCGTTTTGACAAAACTGTGGTTCCCTCCATAGAATCCCGTCGCTGGCATCCCACGCAATCGATGTCGCGTGATGATGAGGGAAACCTGACCCTGCGTATGCACCTGGGGCCTTCCAAGGAACTTATCGCCTGGATACTCCGCTGGGGTCAGTTCGCCGAAGTGCTCGAGCCCTCCTCGCTCCGCAAGGAAATGGCAGCGACGATCAAGGAGATGAGCAGAAATTACCGGAAGCTGCACTGCGGGTGA